Proteins encoded in a region of the Synergistaceae bacterium genome:
- a CDS encoding CGGC domain-containing protein — MLIVIIQCEDVIKRCSGFLCMNDFYERINKFEGYSQETRCMTITCGGCCGNLLTPKLENLGMRLKKAGINKDDVIIHLATCICSENSHRQPCPFINRIKALLNRKGFNNIVLGTHISKKAQAKRDAGIYKNWL, encoded by the coding sequence ATGTTAATCGTAATTATACAGTGTGAAGACGTAATTAAAAGATGTTCGGGCTTTCTTTGCATGAATGACTTTTACGAGAGAATTAATAAATTTGAGGGCTATTCACAAGAGACTCGTTGTATGACAATAACCTGCGGAGGTTGCTGCGGGAATTTATTGACTCCTAAACTTGAAAATCTAGGCATGAGACTCAAGAAAGCAGGCATAAATAAAGACGATGTAATTATTCATTTAGCGACCTGCATATGCTCTGAGAATTCACACAGACAGCCCTGTCCGTTCATAAATAGAATCAAGGCGTTATTGAATCGTAAAGGCTTTAATAATATTGTGTTAGGGACTCATATTTCAAAGAAGGCTCAAGCGAAAAGGGACGCAGGAATCTATAAAAACTGGCTGTAA
- the nhaC gene encoding Na+/H+ antiporter NhaC: MCRRPGLLLSISVLCISALIVTFGVVDIELESGSHFGLGLPAQVPLLFATVFAALVGALYLKRSWQDLEKGMAGAIQVSIQAIVILILVGCLVGSWIQSGVVATMIYYGLEVMSPRYFYLATLIISVVVALATGCCWTTSSTVGVALIGISAGLGLPLPITAGFVISGAYFGDKISPLSDTTNLAPAVAGSELFDHVRAMIWTTVPTLLITAVIAFMMGDSAQGSDGGRIALIQSMMRAEFNISLWAFIPPMIILVMAALKIPAIPGIVAGITGSLVLSLVRGSTPFETMNVLFSGYVPEHLAKFAEAATPEAMTSRTGSFEAAFTSSALTVTPEIFAKVGGLLTQLFTRGGMTSMLETVCLIVVALSLGGIMEVCGFLDVILDALMRHVKTVTGMIGSVLASAFMANVFLSEQYLSIIVPGRMFKRAFDERKWPNGKKLAPVMLSRSLEDSGTMTSVLVPWNTCGVYVSSVLGVATLDYLPYCFMNWLNPIIALIMTSLGLAIIWKNDEESESENVFVPEGAIAE; the protein is encoded by the coding sequence TTGTGTCGTCGTCCCGGTCTTTTACTTTCGATTTCTGTACTTTGCATTAGCGCGCTTATAGTTACGTTCGGTGTTGTTGATATCGAACTCGAATCAGGTTCACATTTTGGGCTTGGTCTTCCTGCTCAAGTGCCGTTATTATTTGCTACGGTCTTTGCTGCTTTAGTCGGAGCGTTATATTTAAAACGTTCTTGGCAAGATTTAGAAAAGGGCATGGCTGGAGCTATTCAAGTTTCTATTCAGGCAATAGTAATATTAATTCTAGTAGGCTGTCTTGTCGGCTCATGGATTCAAAGCGGAGTAGTTGCGACAATGATTTATTACGGCCTCGAAGTAATGTCCCCTCGATATTTTTATCTAGCAACGTTAATAATTAGTGTAGTTGTTGCTCTTGCGACTGGGTGCTGCTGGACAACAAGTTCAACAGTCGGAGTCGCTTTAATCGGTATAAGCGCAGGTCTTGGCCTTCCTTTGCCGATAACTGCAGGCTTTGTAATATCAGGAGCATATTTCGGAGATAAAATCTCCCCGCTTTCTGATACAACGAATCTTGCTCCGGCGGTGGCCGGCAGTGAATTATTTGATCATGTCCGTGCAATGATTTGGACAACGGTGCCGACTCTTTTAATCACGGCTGTAATAGCTTTCATGATGGGAGACTCTGCGCAGGGTTCAGACGGCGGGCGAATCGCTTTAATTCAAAGCATGATGAGAGCAGAGTTTAATATTTCTTTATGGGCATTTATTCCGCCTATGATAATTCTTGTGATGGCAGCGTTAAAGATTCCTGCAATTCCGGGAATAGTCGCGGGCATTACTGGGAGTCTTGTATTATCGCTTGTCAGAGGCTCGACACCATTTGAGACAATGAACGTGTTATTTTCCGGATATGTGCCTGAACACTTAGCAAAATTTGCCGAAGCTGCTACACCTGAAGCAATGACAAGTAGAACAGGCTCATTTGAAGCGGCTTTCACGTCATCGGCTTTAACAGTAACACCTGAAATTTTCGCGAAAGTCGGCGGCCTTCTCACACAATTATTTACACGAGGCGGCATGACTTCAATGTTAGAGACTGTATGCTTGATAGTCGTAGCTTTATCACTGGGCGGCATTATGGAAGTCTGCGGATTTCTTGATGTAATTCTTGACGCTTTAATGAGACACGTTAAGACAGTTACAGGCATGATCGGATCAGTTCTTGCGTCTGCATTCATGGCAAATGTTTTCTTGAGCGAGCAGTATTTATCTATTATAGTTCCGGGTCGAATGTTCAAACGCGCATTTGATGAACGTAAATGGCCGAACGGGAAGAAATTAGCTCCTGTTATGTTATCGCGTTCACTTGAGGACAGCGGCACAATGACTTCTGTATTAGTTCCTTGGAACACTTGCGGCGTTTATGTCAGTTCAGTTTTAGGAGTGGCGACTCTTGATTATTTGCCATATTGCTTTATGAACTGGCTTAATCCCATTATAGCATTAATAATGACTTCTTTAGGGCTTGCAATTATCTGGAAAAATGACGAGGAGTCAGAGTCAGAAAATGTATTTGTCCCTGAAGGTGCAATTGCTGAATAA
- a CDS encoding 6-phosphofructokinase has product MKNIGIITSGGDCGGLNAVIRGAAKAALMRGIRTYTIPNGYAGLYNLVDFDHLVELDEERTDHVNSSFAGSDAGHSRVKISKINDPDKYDRIMMGLRKHNLNGLVISGGDDTGSVVVDLSEHGIPCVHAPKTMDLDLQTYSVGGDSAINKIASIVDDLKTTGTTHNRIMVIEVFGRYAGHTAFRGGIAADADCILIPEVPVDFNAVYDHLKHYYIRRILNSDVHAGTYTIVVAEGVRGEDGKLFSDGGAAQADSFGHPKLAGAGKFVKDTLEEMMRNDPEIKQFMKTSGMYVPGVFEIPEIREVIPSHIVRSGSTSAYDVNFGKQIGAAAVILLDEGVSGVTVVKMYDGKIRYMPTAEAIAQRFVGLESVTFYEQMDVCFGRRRQAYNAVLEEVHGAVERLYS; this is encoded by the coding sequence ATGAAGAACATCGGCATAATTACTTCAGGCGGAGACTGCGGCGGACTCAATGCAGTCATCAGGGGAGCGGCTAAGGCTGCATTAATGCGGGGGATCAGGACTTACACGATTCCGAACGGTTACGCAGGATTGTATAACCTTGTAGATTTTGATCACTTAGTAGAACTTGACGAAGAACGCACCGATCATGTAAATTCGTCATTTGCAGGAAGCGACGCGGGACACAGCAGAGTCAAAATTTCAAAGATTAATGACCCCGACAAATATGACAGAATCATGATGGGATTACGCAAGCACAATTTAAACGGGCTCGTAATTTCCGGCGGAGATGACACGGGCAGCGTAGTTGTTGACTTGTCAGAACATGGAATCCCCTGCGTTCATGCTCCAAAGACTATGGATTTAGATTTGCAAACGTACTCAGTCGGAGGCGACTCGGCCATTAACAAAATCGCCAGCATAGTTGACGATCTCAAGACAACAGGGACGACTCATAATAGAATCATGGTAATTGAAGTATTCGGACGTTATGCAGGTCATACAGCTTTCAGGGGCGGAATTGCTGCCGATGCTGACTGTATATTGATTCCTGAAGTTCCCGTAGATTTTAACGCCGTGTATGATCACTTAAAGCATTATTATATTCGCAGGATTCTTAATTCTGACGTTCACGCAGGAACTTACACAATAGTAGTCGCTGAAGGTGTAAGAGGTGAGGACGGCAAATTATTCTCAGACGGCGGAGCAGCACAGGCGGACTCGTTTGGACACCCAAAATTAGCAGGCGCAGGAAAATTCGTTAAAGATACTTTAGAAGAAATGATGCGCAATGACCCCGAAATTAAGCAATTTATGAAGACTTCAGGAATGTATGTTCCCGGAGTGTTCGAGATTCCGGAAATTCGCGAAGTAATACCGAGTCATATAGTCCGCAGCGGATCGACTTCAGCATATGACGTAAATTTCGGCAAACAAATCGGAGCAGCTGCAGTTATCTTACTTGACGAGGGAGTCAGCGGTGTTACAGTCGTGAAAATGTATGACGGCAAGATTCGTTACATGCCGACAGCTGAAGCAATTGCACAAAGATTCGTAGGACTTGAGAGTGTTACATTCTATGAGCAGATGGATGTATGTTTTGGCCGCCGCCGTCAAGCATATAATGCAGTATTAGAAGAAGTACACGGAGCAGTCGAGCGTTTATACAGCTAG
- the glpK gene encoding glycerol kinase GlpK, whose translation MSIKKYVAAIDQGTTSTRCMLFAKDGRPVASHQMEHEQFFPNPGWVEHDAMEIWSRTQDVIRQALMKGNISPEEIAAVGITNQRETTVVWEKATGKPIYHAIVWQCTRTQDFCTEWLKKPGWGQNEKGEGKVKEITGLLINPYFSGTKIRWILDNVPGAREKAEKGELLFGNTDTWLIWNLTGGVNGGVHVTDVSNASRTLLMNIETLKWDETMLKELNIPESMLPKIMPSSAVYGSTTKSGPFGAEIPVAGDLGDQQAALFGQACLSEGEAKNTYGTGCFMLMNIGDKPIPSKNGLLTTAFYSREPGKCYYALEGSIAIAGAAIQWLRDNLRLVDDAPVTEYFAGKVKDSGGIYFVPAFSGLFAPYWDMTARGAIVGLTRYIRKEHIIRATLESLCYQTRDVIEAMEKDSGKKLTALKVDGGAVVNNLLMQLQADILGAEVVRPVVNETTALGAAYAAGLAVGFWKDEGDIRANWAEDHKFTPELPADEREKAYKGWKKAIEKSRAWTD comes from the coding sequence ATGTCAATAAAAAAATATGTCGCAGCAATAGATCAAGGCACAACAAGCACGCGCTGTATGTTATTTGCGAAAGACGGCCGCCCGGTAGCTTCTCATCAAATGGAACATGAACAATTCTTCCCGAATCCCGGCTGGGTCGAGCATGACGCAATGGAAATTTGGAGCAGGACTCAAGACGTAATCAGGCAGGCACTAATGAAGGGTAATATCTCACCTGAAGAGATCGCCGCAGTGGGAATCACTAATCAGCGCGAGACTACAGTCGTATGGGAGAAAGCAACAGGCAAGCCCATTTATCACGCAATAGTCTGGCAGTGTACGAGGACTCAAGATTTCTGCACTGAATGGCTCAAGAAACCGGGCTGGGGTCAAAACGAGAAGGGCGAGGGCAAAGTCAAAGAAATAACGGGACTGCTCATAAATCCGTATTTTTCAGGGACAAAAATCCGCTGGATTCTCGACAATGTACCCGGCGCGCGAGAGAAAGCAGAGAAGGGCGAATTATTATTCGGCAACACTGATACTTGGCTTATATGGAACTTAACCGGCGGAGTCAACGGCGGAGTCCATGTTACGGACGTTTCTAATGCGTCTCGAACTCTTTTAATGAATATAGAGACTCTAAAATGGGACGAGACTATGCTAAAAGAGTTAAATATTCCCGAGTCAATGCTCCCTAAAATTATGCCTTCAAGCGCAGTATACGGCAGCACAACAAAATCTGGGCCGTTCGGTGCAGAGATTCCAGTCGCTGGAGATTTAGGAGATCAGCAGGCGGCGTTATTCGGTCAGGCTTGTTTGAGCGAGGGAGAAGCAAAGAATACTTACGGCACAGGCTGCTTTATGTTAATGAACATAGGAGATAAGCCGATTCCTTCTAAAAATGGATTATTGACGACCGCGTTTTATTCACGTGAACCGGGCAAATGTTATTATGCTCTTGAGGGCTCTATTGCGATTGCGGGGGCTGCTATTCAGTGGCTGCGTGATAATTTGAGACTCGTCGACGATGCACCTGTAACTGAATATTTTGCGGGTAAAGTTAAGGACTCGGGCGGAATTTATTTCGTTCCTGCATTCTCCGGACTCTTTGCTCCGTACTGGGACATGACAGCTCGCGGGGCAATTGTAGGACTCACGCGTTATATTCGTAAGGAGCATATTATACGCGCTACACTTGAGAGTCTTTGCTATCAGACAAGAGACGTTATCGAGGCAATGGAGAAAGACTCCGGCAAGAAATTAACGGCTCTGAAAGTTGACGGCGGAGCAGTAGTAAATAATTTGCTCATGCAGTTACAAGCTGATATACTCGGTGCTGAAGTTGTTAGACCTGTTGTAAACGAGACTACGGCATTAGGGGCAGCATATGCGGCAGGACTCGCTGTTGGATTCTGGAAAGATGAAGGCGACATCCGGGCGAACTGGGCAGAAGATCACAAATTTACGCCTGAACTCCCAGCGGACGAACGCGAGAAAGCATATAAAGGCTGGAAGAAAGCAATCGAGAAATCACGAGCTTGGACGGACTAA
- a CDS encoding sodium-translocating pyrophosphatase, whose amino-acid sequence MYVATQANGRTTYAALAGMPQDSTETPAKKSAKKSVELDKSEITESEPETVTAPAPEESHSVLSAAGNALEVAFSGGSIVGMVVVGLGLMGLAVAYLFLNDVTALTAFGMGASSIALFARVGGGIYTKAADVGADLVGKVEAGIPEDDPRNPAVIADNVGDNVGDIAGMGADLFESYVNSILAAMAIGAVYSFTQGGEALGLWGIGYPLFLAAWGVFSSIVGCMMISRKVPFSDTVISFVRKLPGMDGVIQRIDDGDAAFALRTGTFVAGGLMIAGTFILSILFFFANSFSVFLSVTSGVLAGIAIGIVTEIYTSGDYRFVRSVAESSNTGTATVILSGLSLGMMSVGIPVLLICLATLISYYLAGMFGVAVSAVGMLSITGISLSVDAYGPIADNAGGIAEMSKLPEGVRKITDHLDAIGNTTAAMGKGLAIGSAALTALALFVAYSQAAHIEKIDIMNPYVIVGMLIGGMLPFVFCSLSIDAVSKAAGSMIEEVRRQFHEIAGIMEGTAQPEYERCVSISTHAALTQMIIPGVMAILVPVLVGFILGKEALGGLLGGSIVTGVMMALFMANSGGAWDNAKKYIEEGHFNGKGSQNHAAAVVGDTVGDPFKDTAGPALNILIKLMTVVALVLAPLFKI is encoded by the coding sequence ATGTATGTAGCTACTCAGGCGAATGGGCGGACGACTTATGCGGCTTTAGCTGGTATGCCTCAAGATTCAACAGAGACTCCCGCAAAGAAATCAGCAAAAAAATCCGTTGAACTCGACAAATCAGAAATAACAGAGTCAGAACCCGAAACAGTAACAGCTCCGGCACCTGAAGAGAGTCATTCAGTTTTGAGTGCGGCGGGGAATGCTTTAGAAGTTGCTTTTTCCGGCGGCAGTATCGTGGGAATGGTCGTTGTAGGACTCGGACTCATGGGCTTGGCAGTTGCTTATTTATTCCTGAACGATGTAACGGCTTTGACGGCTTTCGGAATGGGTGCAAGTTCAATCGCGTTATTTGCACGTGTAGGCGGCGGAATTTATACAAAGGCTGCAGACGTGGGAGCTGATTTAGTCGGAAAAGTTGAAGCTGGAATCCCCGAAGATGATCCGAGAAATCCTGCAGTCATAGCTGATAACGTCGGCGACAACGTTGGCGATATTGCAGGAATGGGCGCGGATTTATTCGAGTCCTACGTGAATTCAATCTTAGCAGCTATGGCAATCGGAGCAGTATATTCATTCACACAGGGCGGCGAGGCTCTAGGACTCTGGGGGATCGGTTACCCGTTATTCTTAGCAGCATGGGGTGTTTTCTCGTCAATAGTCGGCTGTATGATGATTTCTCGCAAAGTTCCATTTTCTGACACTGTAATATCATTTGTGCGTAAATTGCCGGGCATGGATGGAGTCATTCAGAGAATAGACGACGGCGACGCGGCATTTGCACTCAGAACAGGGACATTTGTAGCAGGCGGCTTAATGATTGCGGGCACGTTTATATTGAGCATTCTATTTTTCTTTGCAAATTCCTTCAGCGTATTTCTTTCTGTTACGTCGGGAGTCCTTGCTGGTATAGCGATCGGAATAGTAACAGAGATTTATACTTCAGGCGATTATAGATTTGTGAGGAGTGTAGCAGAGTCTTCTAATACGGGAACAGCGACGGTTATTTTATCGGGGCTTTCACTCGGTATGATGTCGGTGGGAATTCCTGTATTATTAATCTGCCTTGCTACTCTAATCAGCTATTATCTTGCGGGAATGTTCGGCGTGGCAGTCTCGGCGGTCGGGATGCTTTCAATCACGGGAATTTCTTTAAGTGTCGACGCATATGGGCCAATAGCAGACAACGCGGGCGGAATTGCTGAAATGAGCAAACTTCCTGAAGGTGTACGCAAAATCACGGATCATCTTGACGCAATAGGTAACACGACGGCGGCAATGGGTAAGGGGCTCGCAATAGGTTCGGCGGCATTAACGGCTCTTGCTTTATTCGTGGCATATTCACAGGCTGCACATATTGAAAAAATTGACATAATGAATCCTTATGTAATAGTCGGAATGTTAATCGGCGGAATGCTCCCGTTTGTATTCTGTTCGTTATCGATTGACGCAGTAAGCAAAGCAGCAGGCTCAATGATTGAAGAAGTCCGCAGACAGTTCCACGAGATAGCCGGCATTATGGAAGGTACAGCCCAGCCCGAATATGAACGCTGTGTATCAATTTCGACTCATGCGGCATTGACTCAAATGATTATTCCCGGAGTTATGGCTATATTAGTGCCTGTTCTTGTAGGCTTTATACTCGGTAAAGAGGCTTTAGGCGGCTTGCTTGGCGGCTCAATAGTAACGGGCGTAATGATGGCTTTATTTATGGCAAATTCCGGCGGAGCATGGGACAACGCGAAAAAGTATATCGAAGAGGGGCATTTCAACGGCAAAGGCTCACAGAATCACGCGGCGGCAGTTGTGGGCGATACAGTAGGAGATCCCTTCAAAGATACAGCGGGCCCGGCACTGAATATTTTAATTAAGTTAATGACAGTAGTAGCTCTTGTACTTGCACCGTTATTCAAGATTTAA
- a CDS encoding aquaporin family protein, with translation MTTGPVLGEFFGTLVLVVFGDGNVANLVLKDSKANGSNWVHICWGWAWAVGLGVFAANALGSAQADLNPAVTVAKTLAGIYGSWGEACNIIIAQMIGGFCGAVIVWLAYLDHWAGSDKNAMLGVFCTAPNKSESDRNLCCCFITEVIATFFLVTLIMCVFSEGVATKSGFTPGVGTFLVAGIIYGLGAALGGPTGYALNPARDLSPRIAHFVLPIPGKRDSDWAYSWVPVCGPLVGAVGAYFFCHMFGLM, from the coding sequence ATGACAACAGGACCTGTATTAGGTGAATTCTTCGGCACTCTTGTTCTAGTAGTATTCGGTGACGGCAACGTCGCAAATCTCGTACTCAAAGACTCAAAAGCCAACGGCTCTAACTGGGTTCATATTTGCTGGGGCTGGGCTTGGGCGGTCGGTCTGGGAGTTTTCGCGGCAAATGCACTCGGAAGCGCACAGGCAGATTTGAATCCCGCTGTAACAGTTGCAAAGACTCTCGCTGGGATTTACGGTTCATGGGGTGAGGCTTGCAATATAATAATTGCTCAAATGATCGGCGGTTTCTGCGGTGCTGTTATAGTCTGGCTTGCATATCTTGATCACTGGGCCGGCTCGGATAAAAACGCAATGCTCGGAGTTTTCTGTACTGCTCCTAATAAAAGCGAATCAGACCGTAATCTCTGTTGCTGCTTCATAACTGAGGTAATTGCTACATTCTTCCTTGTTACGTTAATTATGTGCGTGTTCTCTGAAGGTGTTGCAACAAAATCAGGCTTCACACCCGGAGTCGGTACTTTCTTAGTTGCCGGTATAATTTACGGACTCGGTGCAGCACTGGGAGGCCCTACAGGTTACGCACTCAACCCCGCAAGAGACTTAAGCCCTAGAATCGCTCATTTTGTCCTGCCTATTCCCGGCAAGAGAGACTCGGACTGGGCTTATTCGTGGGTTCCTGTTTGCGGCCCGCTCGTAGGTGCTGTAGGAGCTTACTTCTTCTGCCATATGTTCGGCTTGATGTAA